GACGGGTGTAAAATAGGTCCTGGAACCAAAATATGGCATTTTACACATATTATGCCAAATAGTGTTATTGGGGAAAACTGTTCCATAGGTCAAAATGTAAATATTGGAAGTAAGGCAATAATTGGTAATGGTGTTAGAATTCAAAATAATGTCTCTGTATACGATGATGTAATATTAGAAGATGATGTTTTTTGTGGCCCATCATGTGTTTTTACTAATGTGATCAATCCTAGAGCTTTTGTTCAGCGAAAAAATGAATACTTGGAAACTCGGGTTAAAACTGGGGCATCAATTGGCGCTAATGCAACAATAGTTTGTGGTGTTACCCTAGGGGAATTCTCTTTTATCGGTGCTGGTAGTGTTGTTACAAAAAATGTACTACCCTACGCTTTAATGTATGGTAATCCAGCTAGACAACATGGTTGGATATGTAAATGTGGTGAGAAATTACCTAAGAACTTAAAATGTGAATCATGTGGTGTTATCTATAAAAATGATGGTAACACTATCGATGTAAAAAATAGTTAAATGAATAGGGCTCTATTTTTAGATAGGGATGGAATAATCATAAAAGATGTATCCTATCCCCATAAGATTGAAGATCTTATTATTAATAATGAAATTATACCTTATTTAAAACATTTTTTAGAGCTTGGTTTTAAACTTATTATTGTTACAAATCAAGCAGGTATCTCTAAGGGAAAGTTTACTATG
Above is a genomic segment from Thiospirochaeta perfilievii containing:
- a CDS encoding acyltransferase encodes the protein METEYFIHESSYVDDGCKIGPGTKIWHFTHIMPNSVIGENCSIGQNVNIGSKAIIGNGVRIQNNVSVYDDVILEDDVFCGPSCVFTNVINPRAFVQRKNEYLETRVKTGASIGANATIVCGVTLGEFSFIGAGSVVTKNVLPYALMYGNPARQHGWICKCGEKLPKNLKCESCGVIYKNDGNTIDVKNS